A single Tenacibaculum sp. Bg11-29 DNA region contains:
- a CDS encoding DUF3108 domain-containing protein, whose translation MKKKILFITLLFITIIAFGQKKTTVFKGGEWLKFKMSYSGFLKAGNATLSLKEENLKGKKVLHATGKGWTTGMIKWFFKVKDDYQSYFDIETGKPYLFKRKINEGGYKKNRHITFDQENNTAYVQDFIKKKENTISVTGPQDMISTFYFLRSYNTKGMKKGEEIKVNMFFDNKSYPFRLRFLGNEILKTKFGKIKTQKFRPLVQSGRVFKAKESVTVWITADDNKIPIKMKASLAVGSLRADLEAYKGLANPFEVIF comes from the coding sequence ATGAAGAAAAAGATACTATTTATTACACTATTATTTATTACCATAATTGCTTTTGGTCAAAAAAAAACAACTGTATTTAAAGGAGGTGAATGGCTTAAGTTTAAAATGAGTTATAGCGGGTTTTTAAAAGCAGGGAATGCTACTTTATCGTTAAAAGAAGAAAATTTAAAAGGAAAAAAAGTATTGCACGCTACAGGAAAGGGCTGGACTACAGGAATGATTAAATGGTTTTTTAAGGTAAAAGATGATTATCAATCTTATTTTGATATAGAAACAGGAAAGCCATATTTATTTAAAAGAAAAATAAATGAAGGAGGTTATAAAAAAAATAGACATATAACTTTTGATCAAGAGAATAATACAGCATATGTTCAAGATTTTATAAAAAAGAAAGAGAATACTATTTCAGTAACTGGCCCACAAGATATGATTTCTACATTCTATTTTTTAAGAAGTTATAATACAAAGGGAATGAAAAAGGGGGAGGAAATAAAGGTAAATATGTTTTTTGATAATAAAAGTTATCCTTTTAGATTGCGTTTTTTAGGTAACGAAATATTAAAAACAAAATTCGGAAAAATAAAAACTCAAAAATTTAGACCATTAGTTCAGTCCGGTAGAGTTTTTAAAGCAAAAGAAAGTGTAACTGTATGGATTACTGCTGATGATAATAAAATACCAATAAAAATGAAAGCATCTTTAGCTGTCGGTTCTCTTCGGGCAGATTTAGAAGCATATAAGGGGTTGGCAAATCCATTTGAAGTAATTTTTTAA
- a CDS encoding tryptophan 2,3-dioxygenase family protein: MSKEDILKALEEKYDKLGVPLNTMLEGLLHSTPITYWDYIQTDALLGLQIPRTTEKDEMVFIMYHQVNELLFKMVLWEIDQISLSKEAITAEKFSKHLMRISRYFDMLCSSFDVMGEGMDVEQYLKFRNTLAPASGFQSAQYRKIEFASTELINLIDVRYRDTIDRDSSLKNAFNHLYWQAAGKDHKTGKKSTLINLFEEKYMGDFIDFMEDYNECNLSKKFQELPKEFQENEELIAAMRHYDYTVNVKWVLAHYDAAGKYLGGGDKDLEATGGSNWRKYMHPKYQRRIFFPYLWNEEELKNWGTF, translated from the coding sequence ATGAGTAAGGAAGATATTTTAAAAGCATTAGAAGAAAAATACGATAAATTAGGAGTCCCTTTGAATACAATGTTAGAGGGGTTGCTTCATAGTACGCCAATAACTTATTGGGATTATATTCAAACAGATGCGTTATTGGGATTGCAAATTCCTAGAACAACAGAAAAAGATGAAATGGTGTTTATCATGTATCATCAAGTAAATGAACTATTATTTAAAATGGTTTTATGGGAAATAGATCAAATTTCTCTTTCTAAAGAAGCAATAACTGCAGAGAAATTTTCTAAACACTTAATGAGAATTAGTCGATATTTTGATATGTTATGTAGTTCCTTTGATGTGATGGGGGAAGGTATGGATGTAGAGCAATATCTAAAATTTAGAAATACACTAGCTCCTGCAAGTGGTTTTCAAAGTGCTCAATATCGAAAAATAGAATTTGCATCAACAGAGTTAATTAATTTAATAGATGTTAGATATAGAGATACTATAGATAGAGATTCGTCTTTAAAAAATGCATTTAACCATTTGTATTGGCAAGCTGCTGGTAAAGATCATAAAACTGGTAAGAAATCTACTTTAATCAATCTATTTGAAGAAAAGTATATGGGTGATTTTATTGATTTTATGGAGGATTATAATGAGTGTAATCTTTCTAAGAAATTTCAAGAATTACCTAAAGAATTTCAAGAAAACGAAGAGCTAATAGCTGCAATGCGTCATTATGATTATACAGTAAATGTAAAATGGGTACTAGCACATTATGATGCTGCTGGAAAATATTTAGGTGGTGGTGATAAAGATTTAGAAGCTACTGGTGGAAGTAATTGGCGTAAATATATGCATCCAAAGTATCAAAGAAGAATCTTCTTTCCGTATTTATGGAACGAAGAAGAACTTAAAAATTGGGGTACATTTTAA
- the hppD gene encoding 4-hydroxyphenylpyruvate dioxygenase, with the protein MAKEVKSVDYGLEKIFEGAQDFLPLLGTDYVEFYVGNAKQAAHFYKTAFGFQSLAYKGLETGSRDSVSYVLKQDKIRLVLTTPLNSKSPINDHIVKHGDGVKVVALWVDDARSAYEETTKRGAKSYLEPTVETDEHGEIVKAGIYTYGETVHMFIERKNYKGTFMPGFQKWESDYNPTSVGLKYIDHMVGNVGWNQMDVWVKWYEDVMGFENFLSFDDKQIHTEYSALMSKVMSNGNGRIKFPINEPAKAAKKSQIEEYLDFYEGSGVQHIAVATDDIIKTVSELKARGVEFLPPPPQSYYDMIPERLGEHRDMMKEDINELQKLSIMIDADEEGYLLQIFTKPVEDRPTLFFEIIQRMGARGFGAGNFKALFESIEREQANRGTL; encoded by the coding sequence ATGGCAAAAGAAGTAAAGTCAGTAGATTACGGTTTAGAGAAAATATTTGAAGGAGCACAAGATTTTCTTCCGTTATTAGGAACAGATTATGTAGAGTTTTATGTGGGTAATGCAAAACAAGCGGCTCATTTTTATAAAACTGCTTTTGGTTTTCAATCATTAGCTTATAAAGGATTAGAAACAGGATCTAGAGATTCTGTAAGTTATGTTTTAAAACAAGATAAAATCCGTTTAGTATTAACAACACCATTAAATAGTAAATCGCCAATTAACGATCATATTGTAAAACATGGTGATGGTGTAAAAGTAGTTGCTCTTTGGGTTGATGATGCAAGAAGTGCTTACGAAGAAACAACAAAACGTGGGGCTAAATCATATTTAGAACCAACTGTTGAAACAGATGAGCATGGTGAAATTGTAAAAGCAGGAATTTACACTTATGGTGAAACAGTACATATGTTTATTGAACGTAAAAACTATAAAGGAACATTTATGCCTGGTTTTCAAAAATGGGAATCTGACTATAATCCAACTTCAGTTGGTTTAAAGTACATAGACCACATGGTTGGTAACGTTGGTTGGAATCAAATGGATGTTTGGGTAAAATGGTATGAAGACGTAATGGGGTTCGAAAATTTTTTATCATTTGATGATAAGCAAATTCATACAGAGTATTCTGCATTAATGAGTAAGGTTATGTCTAACGGAAATGGTCGTATTAAATTTCCAATTAACGAACCTGCAAAAGCTGCAAAAAAATCACAAATTGAAGAATATTTAGACTTCTATGAAGGTTCTGGAGTACAACATATTGCTGTTGCAACTGATGATATTATTAAAACAGTAAGTGAGTTAAAAGCACGTGGAGTAGAATTTTTACCACCACCACCACAGTCGTATTACGATATGATTCCTGAAAGATTAGGTGAGCATAGAGATATGATGAAAGAAGATATAAATGAGCTTCAGAAATTATCAATTATGATTGATGCAGATGAAGAAGGGTATTTATTGCAAATTTTCACAAAGCCTGTTGAAGATAGACCCACTTTATTCTTTGAAATTATTCAAAGAATGGGCGCTCGTGGGTTTGGAGCTGGGAATTTTAAGGCATTATTCGAGTCAATCGAAAGAGAGCAGGCGAATAGAGGAACACTATAA